One window from the genome of Hippoglossus hippoglossus isolate fHipHip1 chromosome 10, fHipHip1.pri, whole genome shotgun sequence encodes:
- the LOC117769382 gene encoding neuronal acetylcholine receptor subunit alpha-7-like, whose amino-acid sequence MRCHKFWGAWSFGFYVWTAMLFRESLQGEHQRRLYKELLANYNRLERPVVNDSAAILVELGLTLLQIIDVDEKNQVLMTNAWLQLYWTDIYLSWNPENYPGVQNLRFPSDQIWTPDILLYNSADERFDATFHTNVLVNASGYCQYIPPGILKSTCYIDVRWFPFDVQKCDLKFGSWTHNGWLLDLQMLDVDTSTYIPNGEWDLVGVPAKRNELYYDCCKEPYPDVTFTVTMRRRTLYYGLNLLIPCVLISGLALLVFLLPADSGEKISLGITVLLSLTVFMLLVAEIMPATSDSVPLIAQYFASTMMIVGMSVVVTVIVLQFHHHDPHGGKMPKWVRVVLLNWCAWFLRMKQPGEERKRPSYKYRHSSQHHSSTSSIEMGTVPSLSIPLSQTSCPPCPTGTSNGSMSLYFGNYHPMEGPHCPPSSDSGVALGGRAYGTPSDEAEPPGGVGSSVGGLGMGVGIPPPEIQHILEEVSYIAQRFRDQDQAEAVCSEWKFAAAVVDRLCLVAFSLFSIICTFTILMSAPNFIEAVSKDFT is encoded by the exons AATCCCTGCAAGGGGAACACCAGCGGAGGCTGTACAAAGAGCTGCTGGCTAACTACAACAGACTGGAGAGACCTGTGGTGAACGACTCAGCAGCCATCCTGGTGGAGCTGGGCCTCACTCTGCTGCAGATCATAGACGTG gaCGAGAAGAACCAAGTGCTGATGACTAATGCCTGGCTGCAGCTG TACTGGACAGACATCTACCTGAGCTGGAATCCAGAAAACTACCCCGGTGTCCAGAACCTGCGTTTCCCTTCAGACCAGATCTGGACCCCTGACATCCTCCTCTACAACAG TGCGGATGAGCGGTTCGACGCCACCTTCCACACCAACGTACTGGTCAATGCATCAGGTTACTGCCAGTACATCCCTCCTGGCATCTTAAAGAGCACCTGCTACATCGACGTACGTTGGTTCCCTTTCGACGTTCAGAAGTGTGACTTGAAGTTTGGCTCCTGGACGCACAACGGTTGGCTGCTGGACCTCCAGATGCTGGACGTAGACACGTCCACATACATACCCAACGGAGAGTGGGACCTTGTGG GTGTGCCAGCAAAACGTAATGAGCTTTACTACGATTGCTGCAAGGAGCCCTACCCTGATGTGACGTTTACGGTCACCATGCGCCGCAGGACTTTATATTATGGACTCAATCTGCTTATTCCCTGTGTGCTGATCTCGGGCTTGGCCCTGCTGGTTTTCCTGCTGCCTGCAGACTCTGGGGAGAAGATTTCTCTGG GCATCACGGTGCTGCTCTCGCTGACTGTTTTCATGCTTCTCGTCGCAGAGATCATGCCGGCTACGTCCGACTCCGTTCCTCTGATCG ctcAGTACTTTGCCAGCACCATGATGATTGTGGGAATGTCAGTGGTGGTGACTGTTATCGTCCTGCAGTTTCACCATCATGACCCTCATGGAGGAAAGATGCCCAAGTGG GTTCGGGTGGTTCTGTTAAACTGGTGCGCCTGGTTTCTCCGTATGAAACAACCCGGAGAGGAGCGCAAGCGACCCAGTTACAAGTACCGTCACTCCTCCCAGCACCACTCCAGCACCAGCTCCATAGAGATGGGCACAGTACCGAGCCTCAGCATTCCCCTCTCACAGACATCCTGCCCCCCGTGCCCCACCGGCACCTCCAACGGTTCCATGAGCCTCTACTTTGGAAATTACCACCCCATGGAGGGCCCACACTGCCCACCCTCCAGCGACTCCGGGGTAGCGTTAGGCGGGCGGGCCTACGGCACCCCCAGCGACGAGGCTGAGCCACCTGGAGGAGTTGGCAGCAGCGTTGGAGGCCTCGGGATGGGGGTTGGTATTCCCCCACCAGAGATCCAACATATCCTGGAGGAGGTGTCGTACATAGCCCAGCGGTTCCGGGACCAGGACCAGGCCGAGGCCGTCTGCAGCGAGTGGAAGTTTGCAGCGGCGGTGGTGGACAGGCTGTGCCTGGTGgccttctctctgttctctatCATTTGCACCTTCACCATTCTCATGTCAGCGCCCAACTTCATAGAGGCTGTTTCCAAGGACTTTACATag